In Geminocystis sp. NIES-3709, a single genomic region encodes these proteins:
- a CDS encoding site-2 protease family protein: MFNLSQDFTTIAIILVALGIIFWGYKRAKPYGEIGILAWLQSLSLMTPWLAFFVLLATGIYLNLIAVILLLVISAGFYIYLGNLIRKKAENQINSDILDKLKKELRSTIEEKEEENSETLAKNKPSNIKENQFPIKIEQIQPDFTPINEDDLKEIKSIFGIDTFFITETIPYQEGVILKGNLRGEADSTHQHLTEKLTLKLGDKYRLFLVETPEGKPVIIILPSTNDPKSLTLAQKNLALVLFLATIFTSMEAIALLLGFDLVGNWNRYQEVLPLCIGLWIILLAHEMGHQIIGAKNNVKISLPFFLPTIQIGSFGAITRFESLIPDRTVLFDISFAGPASGFVVSLTILLLGFVVSGSGSTFEIPTNFFQGSILVGILAKLFFNSSLQSESVAVNPLMILGWLGLVITALNLLPAGQLDGGRIIQAIYGRKTCRRATIGTLIVLGIVSILNPINSLPFYWAIVILFLQRDLERPSLNELTEPNDTRAAWGLILIFLSLTTLIPITPSLASRLGIGMGF, encoded by the coding sequence TAGCTTGGTTACAATCTTTAAGTTTAATGACACCTTGGTTGGCTTTTTTTGTTTTATTAGCTACTGGAATTTATCTTAATTTAATTGCTGTCATTTTACTTTTGGTTATATCAGCAGGATTTTATATTTACTTAGGAAATTTAATTAGAAAAAAAGCTGAAAATCAGATTAATTCCGATATTTTAGATAAATTAAAAAAGGAACTAAGATCAACTATTGAAGAAAAAGAAGAAGAAAATTCTGAAACCTTAGCTAAAAATAAGCCTAGCAATATAAAAGAGAATCAGTTTCCTATTAAAATTGAACAAATACAACCAGATTTTACGCCAATAAATGAAGATGATTTAAAAGAAATTAAAAGTATTTTTGGTATTGATACTTTTTTTATTACAGAAACAATTCCTTATCAAGAGGGTGTTATTTTAAAAGGTAATTTACGGGGAGAAGCTGATTCTACTCATCAACATTTGACAGAAAAATTAACTCTTAAACTAGGAGATAAATATCGTTTATTTTTAGTAGAAACTCCCGAAGGAAAACCCGTTATCATTATTTTGCCTAGTACTAATGATCCAAAGTCTTTAACCTTAGCACAAAAAAATTTAGCCTTAGTATTGTTTTTAGCTACTATTTTTACTAGCATGGAAGCGATCGCATTGTTATTGGGATTTGATTTAGTGGGTAACTGGAATCGTTATCAGGAAGTCTTGCCCTTGTGTATCGGTTTATGGATAATTTTATTAGCTCATGAAATGGGACATCAGATTATCGGGGCAAAAAATAACGTTAAAATTAGTTTACCCTTCTTCTTACCTACTATTCAAATTGGTAGTTTTGGGGCTATTACTCGTTTTGAATCCTTAATACCTGATCGAACTGTATTGTTTGATATTTCTTTTGCTGGGCCTGCCTCTGGATTTGTTGTGTCTTTAACTATATTACTTTTAGGTTTTGTCGTGTCAGGTAGTGGCAGTACTTTTGAAATTCCGACAAACTTTTTTCAAGGTTCAATTTTAGTCGGTATTTTAGCCAAATTATTTTTCAATTCTAGTTTGCAAAGTGAATCTGTGGCAGTAAATCCTTTAATGATTTTAGGTTGGTTAGGATTAGTTATTACGGCGTTAAATCTATTACCTGCAGGACAACTCGATGGCGGTAGAATAATTCAAGCAATCTATGGTAGAAAAACCTGTCGTCGTGCTACGATCGGTACATTAATTGTTTTAGGTATCGTCAGTATCCTTAATCCCATTAACTCTTTACCTTTTTATTGGGCGATAGTAATTTTATTCTTACAAAGAGATTTAGAACGTCCTAGTCTAAACGAATTAACCGAACCTAATGATACTAGAGCCGCATGGGGATTAATATTAATTTTCTTATCCTTAACTACTCTAATCCCAATTACTCCTAGTTTAGCCAGTCGTTTAGGTATCGGTATGGGATTTTAA